A DNA window from Paenibacillus sp. HWE-109 contains the following coding sequences:
- a CDS encoding ABC transporter permease, with amino-acid sequence MALIARQFRRYSIMYVLLLPGLLYFAVFKYVPMVYITAGFKNYNVLKGLWESPWVGWQNFKFFFEGVYFYQIIGNTILISLYKLVFSFPAPIILALMLNSVTSGGFKRTIQTLTYLPHFLSWVIIYGLMVAFLAPGTGLVNQLMTAFHLERISFLTEPSLIRSLIVGTDIWQSVGWGAIIYLAALTGIDPSLYEAATVDGASRWRQIWSITLPGIRNVIILMLILRLSAILDVGFDQIYIMMNPLNQEKADVIETWVYRVGMQEGRIGLATAVGLFKSVIGFMLVLGANRLAKRFDGQIW; translated from the coding sequence ATGGCCCTAATAGCTCGACAGTTCCGCAGGTACAGCATCATGTATGTGCTTCTGCTGCCCGGTTTGCTGTATTTTGCGGTATTCAAGTACGTTCCTATGGTGTACATCACCGCTGGTTTCAAAAATTACAATGTGCTCAAAGGGCTGTGGGAAAGTCCGTGGGTAGGATGGCAAAACTTTAAATTCTTCTTCGAAGGCGTCTATTTTTACCAAATTATTGGGAATACGATACTGATTTCGTTATATAAGCTTGTGTTTTCTTTTCCTGCGCCAATTATTTTGGCTTTGATGCTGAATAGCGTCACTTCCGGCGGGTTCAAGCGAACGATTCAGACATTGACGTATTTGCCTCACTTTTTGTCATGGGTGATCATTTATGGCTTAATGGTTGCTTTCCTAGCGCCAGGCACCGGACTGGTCAATCAACTGATGACAGCCTTCCACCTGGAGCGCATCTCATTCCTCACAGAGCCGAGTTTAATAAGATCGCTCATTGTGGGAACGGACATTTGGCAGTCGGTAGGTTGGGGAGCGATCATTTATTTGGCCGCTTTGACGGGAATCGATCCTTCCCTTTACGAGGCTGCCACTGTTGACGGTGCTTCCCGCTGGAGACAAATTTGGAGCATCACGCTGCCAGGGATCCGCAATGTAATTATTTTGATGCTGATCCTGCGCCTCAGCGCAATTCTCGATGTAGGTTTCGATCAGATCTATATCATGATGAATCCGCTGAATCAGGAGAAGGCGGATGTCATCGAAACCTGGGTCTACCGGGTCGGCATGCAAGAGGGTCGTATCGGGCTCGCGACGGCGGTAGGACTGTTCAAGTCGGTCATTGGCTTCATGTTAGTGCTCGGTGCTAACCGACTAGCCAAGAGATTCGACGGACAAATCTGGTAG
- a CDS encoding carbohydrate ABC transporter permease translates to MNTMTNSERITQILNYTLLSLLAATCVIPFIYVITVSVTPISEVIKNDGLVLIPTKVTWTAYEAIMQGGRLTEAYQATLFRVGVGTVVNLFFTILTALPLSRKSLPGRSYFLMFIVFTMLFNGGIIPSYLLVKEIGLLDSSWSLIVPGLINAFYLMIVKSFFEQLPEAIDEAARIDGAGELAILFRIVLPLSVPIIATVGLFYAVWHWNSYFDALLYINDASKQPLQLFLRQILLASVAISGDAAEAANSVNPISVQMASVAVTTLPILLVYPFIQKHFTRGVLLGSVKG, encoded by the coding sequence ATGAATACTATGACCAATAGCGAACGCATCACGCAAATTTTGAACTATACGCTGCTTTCCCTGCTCGCTGCTACATGTGTGATTCCTTTCATCTACGTCATCACTGTGTCAGTTACGCCTATATCTGAGGTAATCAAGAATGACGGTCTCGTCCTCATTCCCACTAAGGTGACCTGGACCGCCTATGAGGCGATTATGCAAGGCGGGCGACTGACAGAAGCTTATCAGGCTACGTTGTTCCGGGTAGGGGTTGGAACGGTCGTCAATCTTTTCTTCACCATCCTTACGGCCTTGCCTCTATCCCGCAAATCTCTCCCAGGGCGCAGTTACTTCCTGATGTTCATCGTATTCACGATGTTGTTTAACGGAGGTATCATTCCGAGCTATTTGCTCGTGAAAGAGATCGGCTTGCTGGACTCCTCATGGTCTCTCATTGTCCCTGGGCTGATTAATGCCTTTTACCTGATGATCGTTAAAAGCTTCTTCGAACAACTGCCGGAGGCTATCGATGAAGCGGCAAGAATCGATGGTGCCGGGGAATTGGCCATTTTGTTCCGGATCGTTCTTCCGCTATCTGTCCCGATTATCGCAACGGTCGGCTTATTCTACGCGGTGTGGCACTGGAACAGCTATTTTGACGCCTTGCTGTATATCAACGATGCATCGAAACAGCCTCTGCAGCTGTTTTTAAGACAAATCTTACTTGCTTCCGTAGCTATCAGCGGGGATGCCGCCGAAGCAGCCAATTCGGTTAACCCCATATCGGTGCAGATGGCCTCCGTTGCGGTGACGACACTTCCGATTCTGCTCGTGTATCCGTTCATCCAGAAGCATTTCACCAGAGGCGTTCTGCTCGGTTCGGTCAAGGGATAG